One stretch of Lagenorhynchus albirostris chromosome 13, mLagAlb1.1, whole genome shotgun sequence DNA includes these proteins:
- the LOC132531915 gene encoding zinc finger matrin-type protein 1-like yields the protein MENSKTYDSFQHELQDYIRKQRARGLQPEVCFRKGTEDSVSREKDHTAPRPPMLERRVPFRRPHKSPRSYKRPKTVERRLPTLSNSHHFRQRLEPVNHCQKKHDHFFNIRWFPSPPVRGMTIGPHTAQHREEASCFSEDHTGVHQAGDQDGGWTGRSREKGGGHGNEEQVSWKRKHHRDEEETHKEDRRKARVVPGSTEKSKYRKKSTHDWDPMKEGRRSSREKKHPGKRSTHEWDLWDEAVLGGCY from the coding sequence ATGGAAAATTCTAAGACTTACGACTCTTTTCAACATGAACTTCAGGATTATATTAGAAAGCAAAGAGCCAGAGGATTACAACCAGAGGTTTGCTTTAGAAAGGGGACAGAAGACTCTGTGTCCAGAGAAAAGGACCACACTGCACCCAGACCTCCAATGCTGGAGCGGAGAGTCCCCTTCAGGAGGCCCCATAAGTCCCCCCGTTCCTACAAAAGGCCGAAAACAGTGGAACGCCGCTTACCCACCCTGTCCAATAGTCATCACTTCCGGCAAAGACTGGAACCTGTAAATCACTGTCAGAAAAAACACGACCATTTCTTCAATATCCGGTGGTTTCCAAGCCCACCTGTGCGAGGAATGACCATTGGCCCACACACAGCACAACACAGAGAAGAGGCCAGCTGCTTCTCAGAGGACCACACCGGCGTCCATCAGGCAGGAGATCAAGACGGAGGCTGGACGGGAAGGtccagggagaagggaggaggacaTGGCAATGAGGAGCAGGTATCGTGGAAGAGGAAGCACCACAGGGATGAAGAGGAGACCCACAAGGAGGACAGGAGGAAGGCCAGAGTGgtgccaggaagcacagagaagtccAAGTACAGAAAGAAGAGCACCCATGATTGGGACCCcatgaaggagggaagaaggtcCAGTAGAGAGAAGAAGCATCCTGGCAAACGTAGCACCCACGAGTGGGACTTGTGGGATGAAGCTGTCCTCGGTGGTTGTTACTGA
- the CD8B gene encoding T-cell surface glycoprotein CD8 beta chain has product MQPRLWLLVAAQLAALRGSSVLLQTPASTTAQTNQTVMLSCEAKTSPTNSRIYWLRQRLAPSANSHFEFLAFWDLTRGTVYGKEVEQERLIVLRDSSRYTLSLQSVKPSDSGVYFCMTVGNPDLTFGKGTQLSVVDVLPTTPQPTKKTTPKKKVLRFPNLVTRKGPSCAPLIVGPLVAVVLVLLVFLGVAIHLHCLQRRARLRLLKQFYK; this is encoded by the exons ATGCAGCCGCGGCTCTGGCTTCTTGTCGCCGCGCAGCTGGCAG CTCTGCGTGGCAGCTCAGTACTTCTGCAGACCCCTGCGTCCACGACGGCTCAGACCAATCAGACGGTGATGCTGTCCTGTGAAGCCAAAACCTCCCCCACTAACTCTCGCATCTACTGGCTGAGGCAGCGCCTGGCCCCGAGCGCTAACAGTCACTTCGAGTTCCTGGCCTTCTGGGATCTCACCAGAGGGACTGTGTACGGCAAGGAGGTGGAGCAGGAGAGGCTAATTGTGCTTCGAGATTCTTCCCGGTACACTCTCAGCCTCCAAAGTGTGAAGCCTTCCGACAGCGGCGTCTACTTCTGCATGACGGTTGGGAACCCCGACCTGACCTTTGGGAAGGGAACTCAGCTGAGTGTGG TTGATGTCCTTCCCACCACTCCGCAGCCCACCAAGAAGACCACTCCCAAGAAGAAAGTGTTACGGTTCCCAAACCTAGTGACCCGGAAGG gCCCGTCCTGTGCCCCCCTCATTGTTGGCCCACTGGTGGCTGTCGTCCTTGTTCTGCTGGTGTTCTTGGGTGTGGCCATTCATCTACACT GCCTGCAGAGGAGAGCTCGGCTTCGCCTCCTGAAACA GTTTTATAAGTGA